CTTATAATCTTATAAGCAGTATCAAAACTTCCCTTTACACCAGTAATGCCATGACTTACGTGAAATCCCCTTGCATTTAGATGTAAATAGTTTCTAGAGTTTAGTTCCAATTCATTCAAATTTACAAATTTTATATTATTTTCCTTTGCCCATTCTATAAGTTTTATTATTCTATCCTCCTCATTAGGAATTGACGGTAACTCGATTCCTACATCAATATTATACTTAGAAGCTATTTTTATCGCGTTTAAGTATTCATCTCTAATAGGATGAAATCTTATCTCGTCTAATCCAGCATTAACTAATTCTTTCATTACATCATCATTTACATAACGCCCAGTAGTATAAAGGTGGATATGAAAATTACTTCCAAATTCGCTCTTTAATAAACTTATTATTTCTACTACCCTATCAATTTTTAATATTGGATCGCCACCAGTAATGCCAGCCCCTAAGGCTCTCATTCTATATGCTTCGTACAGCACGTCTTCAAGATCTTTTATTTCAGTCTCGTTTGCGAATATCTTATCTTTACCAAATCTATCTTCACTTACTGGACAATAATAACAATTATCATCACATTCCCCAGTAATAAATAATACTAATTTAGAACCTAATCTGCAAAGCTCACAACCTTTAGGTAATTTCCCAGTGTATAAGCCTATTTCCGGATTTCCTATAATTGTCAATTAACTCATCCACCTTTATCTTAACTAGATCGTTTTTAACTTCTTTCTTTATTTCCTCTAATTGCCTAATTGCGTCAACTATATTTAACGGTTTATTGCCTTGCAGCTTAGGAAAGCCTTCGTTTCCACCTTCTGGAAAATACCAATTTTTGAACCATGTAAATCCAGCTGAAAGCAACGAAAAGCCTAGAGGTGTTTCAACCGGATGAACTCCCTTATGTAGCATTGTTATAGTTTGAATATCTCTAATATACGTTACAAATAATTTGGAATTAGGCTCTAATACATTATATATTATCTTAAATAAATTTACTTCTAGGCCTTTATTTCTTAAAATAGGATTATAATCCATTTCTAACCAGGGAGTATAGGCTCCCCTTCCTCTAAAATAACTACATCTAGCAATTAATTCCCCAGTATTTAGGAAAAGTGTAAATGATATTAATTCCCTTATATAAGTATTTTTCACATCCTTTACTACTAACTTTAACTGTTTACTTAAATATAAATTATCTAGCTCAAGCATTTATCATCCTTCTGAAATATTTATTACTTTTATAAATCTTAGCAAAAGCGTCATATATACTTTCATTACCATCTAAATCATATCTAAGGTAAATTCCAGTATGTCCCTTATCAGCTCTTTTAGTTAATAGTCTCTCTCTTTCACGTATCGTATCAACAGATATTTTTAGTAACTTTGCTGCGTAATCTTCATTTCCATTCAGTGGTAATTCCATATGACCGTTTTCTGTGGGAATAATTATCATTAGATTTTTATTAACTCCTATTACCCTTTTTTTCTCTTCTAAACCTTTTAAATCTATTAACCCTCCAAATGAGTAAAATTCTAATTCATTTCTCTTTAATTTACCTAAAGGAAATGAAATTACAACTTCTTCATCTTCATCTAAAGATAAATACGCTTTAGGTACTGAATTAGGAGTAGCTTGTATAATATATTTATGATGGACTTCTAAAGTATCTAGTATAATATAATTTGGGTTAAACACTACTATATCGATATCACTCTTATCATTTACATCTCCTCTAGCCACTGAGCCATAGACATATCCTTCCATTCCTTTACTCATTAACATTCGAAGTATCTCAATGGCAATTTTTCTTTTTTGAGCTAGTATCTTCCAATGAGTTTCACTGTAGTCTACTTGCACGAGTTTTTTATATGAATTTACCAGTTATTAGATTTGTGTATGTTGATTACTATATACTAATAGCCTTTCTTACATTTTGGGGAATAATATATGTATTTAGAAATAGATTTCAAAGATATGGGATAACAGTTTATCCTTTCTTTCTACTATGGAGAAAAAAATCAAGGGAATATTGGTTTCCAAAAATCTCTAAATCGAAAATTTTTAAAATTTATGAAAAAATCTCTTTACCCTTAGGATTTTTACTTATGATAAGTGGGGTATCATTAATCTTTTATATTATAATAGAGTTATTATCTATAAGATCTAACCAAATACCCGCCATAACATTAAGGCCAATTATTCCCGGTATAACAATAGGGCTTTCACAGTTACCATATATCTTACTTGCAATAGGAATTTCAGTAGCAATTCACGAAATCTTTCACGCCCTCTCAGCAACCTCTAATAATGTCAGAGTAAAAAATGGAGGGATATTGCTCCTTGCCATATTTCCAGGTGCATTTGTAGAACCTGATGAAAACGAGTTTAATTCATCCCCTACTAATGCTAAACTTAAGATAATTGCAGCAGGTATAGTAATTAATTTAATTTTAGCATTAATAGCACTACCTTTATCATTCGAATTGCCATATTTACCATCTGCTCTATCAAAGGGAATAGAAATAGTTGGAGTAGTAAAAAATACGCCAGCTTATAATGCGTCCATTAAACCAGGGTATATAATTTACGCCATAAATGGTTATCGTATAACTACGTTAGACCAATTACATGAATTACTTTATAAGTATACTAATATTACCTTAACTTTAAGGCTTCTTAATGGTACATTTTATAATATAAGCGTTAATATACCAGAACACTTTTTAGGAGTATATGTAACTTATTATATACCAGAACCTTTAACCTGGATATTAACATTCTTTACTTGGTTATTTATAGTGAACTTTAGCCTATCATTATTTAACGCTGCCCCCTTAATAATAACTGATGGTGGTAAATTACTTACAGAGGTATTAAAGAAATTCTTAGGAGAAAATGGTGAAAAAATCTCATTTTATATACAATCTATGTTTCTGTTAATATTCGTATTTGCTATATTTTTATCTAATCGTCCTCCAGGATAACTTTACTACTAATCATGGGGAAAGGAATAACTTCTTTTATGCTGTAATTGTTAGTAAATAACATAACTAGTCTATCAATTCCTATTCCTAGACCACCAGTAGGAGGCATACCGTAACTTAACGCTCTTATAAAGTCTTTGTCATAAGGATGTGCTTCTTCGTCTCCCCGTTTAAACATCTCTTGTTCTTCTCTAAATAACCTATCTTGCAAGATAGGGTCGTTTAATTCGGTATAAGCATTTGCAAGTTCCATCCCAGCTACAAACATCTCAAATCTTTCAACTAAACCTTTCTTCTCTCTATGAGGTTTACAAAGGGGAGTTGTCTCTATAGGGTAATCAGTTACAAACGTGGGACTTATGAGATTTGGAGTAACTAATTTGTCGAATAATTTCTCTATCATTAAACCCCTAATATATCGATTTCCTCTCGGAACTAAATTGTATTTTTTCATTAATTCCTTAAGTTCATCATCACTCATATTCTCAACATTTTTACCTAAAGCTTCAGACAGTACTTCATACATTGTAACTCTCTTAAACGGAGATTCTAAATCTATCTGATATTTCCCATAAGTTATTTTAGTAGTACCTAATACTTTTCTAGCTACATGTCTTATCATATCCTCAGTTAAATTCATGATATCATTATAATCAGCATACGCCCAGTAGAGTTCAAGCAATGTAAATTCTGGATTATGAGTCACATCTATGTCTTCATTTCTGAAGACTTTACCTATCTCAAAGACTTTATTAAAACCTCCAATTATATATCTCTTTAAATACAATTCCAGTGCTATTCTCAAATACCAATCTTCATCAAGATAGTTTATATGTGTCTTAAAGGGTTTAGCTAAGGCTCCACCATATACTGGTTGAATAATTGGCGTTTCAACTTCTATGAAATCTTTGGAATATAAATATTCTCTTATCTCCTTAATTATAGAGTATCTTATCTCCATAGCCTTCCTAGCGTTATCATTGTAAAGGAAATCCACATATCTATGGGCATATCTGAATTCTGGTGAAAGTTTAGTCCAATCTGGAGGTTCTATTAAAGCCTTAGCAAGTAATTTGTAATCTTTAACTAATAAACTTAATTCTCCCTTCATTGTATAGAATAAATCACCTTTTACTCCTATAATATCTCCTCTACCTATATATCTGAAGAACTCCTCATATTTCTCTTTAAGCTCATCTATTCTTAAGTATAATTGTAGTCTTTCCCCTTCATCGAATATATCTACAAAAGAGGCTTTACCATGTCTTCTTATATTTGCAACTCTTCCAGCTGTTGATATATTTAACATGAATGGCTCATGAGATTTCTTATCGTAGGAAGCTGCAATCTGTCTAATATTTTTAATTGAATGTGTAATTTCATATTTATGAGGATAAGGCTCTATACCTATTTTTCTAAGTTCCTCAACGATTTTAACTCTTCTTTCGTCCCAATTCATCAGCAATAAATGAGTTAACAAGAATTAAAATATATCAGTTAAGATTAAAGCCACATCCCCCTTTTAAAACGTTTGAAAAATTACAAATTAAAAATATTTTGGAGCTATTATCAAGAAGATCATTAGGGATGGGCCCGCGGGGACTCGAACCCCGGACCACTGGGTCTCTGATAAGTTAAATACAATAACGTTCGTTAAACGTTTTACGTTCAACGTTAGTTCCTTTGTTAGATTAATCTATAATAAATAAAAATAGAGTAAATATTCTAAAGAAGGTAACTCGTTAAATATGTTAACTCCCCAGTTTACGCTAACTCATCACGATATTTCAAACAATACTCTCTTACTTTTATGCCAGCAAATTTTCTCCATTTCCTTGTTATCAAGCCCCTTTTGCTTAGCCTAGTTAAATAAACTAGCAAGACGTTCTTTTTAGTTCCAGTCTTCTCTTCTAATTCCTCTAATGTCATACATTGTTTAGATAAAAGGACTAGGATTAATTCGCTCAAGGTAAATCGTTCAAGAAATTCCCTTTCCATACCTAAATTT
The genomic region above belongs to Saccharolobus caldissimus and contains:
- a CDS encoding radical SAM protein yields the protein MTIIGNPEIGLYTGKLPKGCELCRLGSKLVLFITGECDDNCYYCPVSEDRFGKDKIFANETEIKDLEDVLYEAYRMRALGAGITGGDPILKIDRVVEIISLLKSEFGSNFHIHLYTTGRYVNDDVMKELVNAGLDEIRFHPIRDEYLNAIKIASKYNIDVGIELPSIPNEEDRIIKLIEWAKENNIKFVNLNELELNSRNYLHLNARGFHVSHGITGVKGSFDTAYKIIRRFESDKKIVVHYCSSIYKDLVETRTRFFRMIRYSSKPYEEYTEEGTIIRALIKANGFINEIEEFGEQHNLNQYYVMPRIVNYLLEKYKNNIDEVYIIEEHPDSRRLKISEKLIYTKSQNS
- a CDS encoding DUF1122 family protein, whose product is MLELDNLYLSKQLKLVVKDVKNTYIRELISFTLFLNTGELIARCSYFRGRGAYTPWLEMDYNPILRNKGLEVNLFKIIYNVLEPNSKLFVTYIRDIQTITMLHKGVHPVETPLGFSLLSAGFTWFKNWYFPEGGNEGFPKLQGNKPLNIVDAIRQLEEIKKEVKNDLVKIKVDELIDNYRKSGNRLIHWEIT
- a CDS encoding nucleotidyltransferase domain-containing protein, with translation MQVDYSETHWKILAQKRKIAIEILRMLMSKGMEGYVYGSVARGDVNDKSDIDIVVFNPNYIILDTLEVHHKYIIQATPNSVPKAYLSLDEDEEVVISFPLGKLKRNELEFYSFGGLIDLKGLEEKKRVIGVNKNLMIIIPTENGHMELPLNGNEDYAAKLLKISVDTIRERERLLTKRADKGHTGIYLRYDLDGNESIYDAFAKIYKSNKYFRRMINA
- the lysS gene encoding lysine--tRNA ligase, whose translation is MNWDERRVKIVEELRKIGIEPYPHKYEITHSIKNIRQIAASYDKKSHEPFMLNISTAGRVANIRRHGKASFVDIFDEGERLQLYLRIDELKEKYEEFFRYIGRGDIIGVKGDLFYTMKGELSLLVKDYKLLAKALIEPPDWTKLSPEFRYAHRYVDFLYNDNARKAMEIRYSIIKEIREYLYSKDFIEVETPIIQPVYGGALAKPFKTHINYLDEDWYLRIALELYLKRYIIGGFNKVFEIGKVFRNEDIDVTHNPEFTLLELYWAYADYNDIMNLTEDMIRHVARKVLGTTKITYGKYQIDLESPFKRVTMYEVLSEALGKNVENMSDDELKELMKKYNLVPRGNRYIRGLMIEKLFDKLVTPNLISPTFVTDYPIETTPLCKPHREKKGLVERFEMFVAGMELANAYTELNDPILQDRLFREEQEMFKRGDEEAHPYDKDFIRALSYGMPPTGGLGIGIDRLVMLFTNNYSIKEVIPFPMISSKVILEDD
- a CDS encoding DNA-binding protein, producing MEREFLERFTLSELILVLLSKQCMTLEELEEKTGTKKNVLLVYLTRLSKRGLITRKWRKFAGIKVREYCLKYRDELA